The following are from one region of the Leptospira harrisiae genome:
- a CDS encoding class I SAM-dependent RNA methyltransferase: protein MEKLRIKLEKWVNGGFCLAHHEGHAVFVEGGIPGELVDISLYKTGNKEWFGTVSEVVESAESRIPSDCSVFTECGGCSYRHISYQDEIKIKTSLLKAMFPGWTGKIEVVTGPENEYRNNVQWQSNGKDIGYFAKNSHRIVNESQSVCKTVDKRLLWAEIPQGIKKSVAKQKSIQLRLSSKSVVNYERDQTEISVFNTKLKVPERGFFQINRFLLEPWLSKIKFLIPDSANILELFCGSGSIGISIREKIASLYGIESHEKSIRYAKENAKTNNALQFEYEVSDLYQKHLPKHTSKFPIWIVNPPRAGLTEGIIESASMFSPKQIVYSSCNPSTLKRDITRLEKIGYRLQYIGLFDFFPRTQHYEVLVSLKK from the coding sequence ATGGAAAAGTTGCGTATAAAACTAGAAAAGTGGGTAAATGGTGGCTTCTGTTTAGCGCATCATGAGGGTCATGCCGTATTTGTAGAAGGCGGAATCCCGGGAGAATTAGTAGACATAAGTCTTTATAAAACCGGAAACAAAGAATGGTTTGGAACTGTTTCTGAGGTGGTTGAATCTGCAGAATCCAGAATCCCATCTGATTGTTCTGTGTTTACGGAATGTGGAGGATGCAGTTATCGCCATATTTCTTACCAAGATGAGATCAAAATCAAAACTTCACTCTTAAAGGCAATGTTTCCTGGATGGACCGGGAAAATTGAAGTAGTTACCGGACCGGAAAACGAATACCGAAACAATGTGCAGTGGCAATCGAATGGAAAAGATATAGGATATTTTGCAAAAAATAGCCATCGGATTGTGAACGAATCTCAATCGGTCTGTAAAACTGTCGATAAACGATTGTTATGGGCAGAAATTCCCCAAGGGATTAAAAAATCGGTAGCCAAACAAAAATCCATCCAACTAAGGCTTTCTTCAAAATCGGTTGTGAATTATGAAAGGGATCAAACAGAAATCAGTGTTTTTAATACTAAACTCAAAGTGCCCGAACGTGGGTTTTTTCAAATCAACAGATTTCTTTTGGAACCTTGGCTTTCAAAAATTAAATTTCTCATACCAGATTCGGCCAACATTCTAGAATTATTCTGTGGTTCTGGAAGCATTGGAATTTCCATTCGGGAAAAAATTGCCTCCTTATATGGAATCGAATCTCATGAAAAAAGCATTCGTTATGCAAAGGAAAATGCCAAAACTAACAATGCATTGCAGTTTGAATATGAAGTCAGCGATTTGTATCAAAAACATTTACCGAAACATACTTCAAAATTTCCCATTTGGATTGTAAATCCTCCAAGGGCTGGACTCACTGAAGGAATCATTGAATCAGCTTCTATGTTTTCACCAAAACAAATTGTTTATTCTAGCTGCAATCCAAGTACATTAAAAAGGGACATTACAAGGTTAGAAAAAATTGGGTATCGATTGCAGTATATTGGTTTATTTGATTTTTTTCCAAGAACACAACATTATGAAGTCCTTGTGAGTTTAAAAAAATAA
- a CDS encoding WbuC family cupin fold metalloprotein, with the protein MQEIQVIDSDLIGTLVKKAQTTERKRTNHNFHEQKEVYQRFLNVLSKNTYIPPHRHLSDPKPETFIILEGEIGFLIFNENGEVKETHKLSAKGPKRGIDLKPGVWHSLVCLSETAVCFEGKSGPYDPNIDKEFHPKYPLEGDSNFIETIKFFESLFL; encoded by the coding sequence TTGCAGGAAATACAAGTCATTGATTCCGACTTAATCGGAACCCTCGTTAAAAAAGCCCAAACCACCGAAAGAAAACGGACGAATCACAACTTCCATGAACAAAAGGAAGTCTACCAAAGATTTTTAAACGTACTTTCTAAAAATACATACATTCCACCTCATAGACATTTGTCGGACCCAAAACCAGAGACCTTCATCATCCTAGAAGGTGAAATTGGATTTTTAATTTTCAATGAAAATGGTGAAGTAAAGGAAACGCATAAACTTTCTGCCAAAGGGCCAAAACGTGGAATCGATTTAAAACCAGGTGTTTGGCATAGTTTGGTTTGTTTGTCCGAAACAGCCGTTTGTTTTGAAGGAAAGTCCGGACCGTATGATCCAAACATCGATAAAGAATTTCATCCAAAGTATCCGTTAGAAGGTGACTCAAATTTTATCGAAACCATCAAATTCTTTGAATCACTTTTTTTATGA
- a CDS encoding alpha/beta hydrolase family esterase: MTRLSLPNAFYLFVFMISFSFFCKSLPSIVPVKEHKQQSISSDGILRTFRYYIPKQTKEDKLPVVFLLHGGGGTGEGMIYLTRMSEKAEEYGFIAVYPDGYANRWNDGRKIPHSLTDKRNTNDVEFFRDMVRHLDTERPIDYNRIHAVGISNGGFMTQRLLCEAPDLFSSGYSVAAVTSRGLKEICNPPPQKSIGFIMGMSDDVVPYQGGIVAIPSNPNNQSQRIAAGDVLSYFESLEYWTSSFSCKEETKSRKRHLNKFWKRDIQYIKFTDCLSDQIVEGYLIPEGGHIWPNGFYYQNEKQYGYLSKDLDTREIVLQFFRTTYKKEKLVNNNAPFGN; the protein is encoded by the coding sequence ATGACTAGGTTATCTTTGCCGAATGCGTTTTATCTTTTCGTATTTATGATTTCCTTTTCTTTTTTTTGTAAATCATTACCTTCAATTGTTCCTGTCAAAGAACACAAACAACAATCGATTTCCTCTGATGGAATTCTACGAACCTTTCGTTATTACATTCCCAAACAAACGAAAGAGGATAAGTTGCCAGTGGTTTTTCTTTTACATGGTGGTGGAGGGACTGGAGAAGGTATGATATACCTCACTCGAATGTCAGAAAAAGCAGAAGAGTATGGGTTTATCGCAGTTTATCCAGATGGATATGCAAACCGATGGAACGACGGTAGAAAAATTCCTCATTCGCTGACTGATAAAAGAAACACAAATGATGTCGAATTTTTTCGTGATATGGTTCGCCATTTAGATACAGAACGTCCCATTGATTATAATAGAATTCATGCGGTTGGGATTTCTAACGGCGGATTTATGACGCAGCGTTTGTTATGTGAAGCACCAGATTTATTTAGTTCTGGATACTCAGTTGCCGCAGTGACATCTAGAGGATTAAAAGAAATCTGTAATCCTCCCCCTCAGAAATCAATCGGCTTTATAATGGGAATGTCTGATGATGTGGTACCTTACCAAGGAGGAATCGTAGCTATTCCTTCCAATCCAAATAACCAGTCACAACGAATTGCAGCAGGTGACGTTCTTTCCTACTTTGAATCATTAGAATACTGGACTTCAAGTTTTTCCTGTAAGGAAGAAACAAAATCTAGAAAAAGACATCTCAACAAATTTTGGAAAAGGGACATTCAATACATTAAATTTACGGATTGTTTGTCTGACCAAATTGTTGAAGGTTATTTAATCCCTGAGGGAGGGCATATTTGGCCAAACGGTTTTTATTACCAAAATGAAAAACAATACGGATACTTAAGTAAGGACTTGGATACAAGAGAGATTGTGTTACAATTCTTTCGAACGACTTATAAAAAAGAAAAGTTGGTAAATAACAATGCACCATTCGGAAATTAG
- a CDS encoding glycosyltransferase family 4 protein gives MRIKIGYDARMIENSGIGIRIQHILKFWPISAKIADLFIFGDPSVLKKYELPNHAEIIEYKTNIYSPKEFLGHSRMAEMDFLDIPHFNIPFPYIRKCIVTIHDLIPYHFKAAHSSLVKRVYMQIVFRWIKWFAHKIIAVSEYTKEDLVKSFGYPKEKISVVYNGIDLQNFSKQPPAKVSQFIKKHKLPKSYLFTVGIGKTHKNFPFLLSNLEKLWNQQKLSLPLVVGGLREEVPEDFLEIQKKFPDKIYFLSHLPYSELPLAYQAAKVFLYPSLFEGFGFPVLEAQSVGTPVFSSNASVLPEVLGNGYEAFGPKDSDSFQSKLLTLLKDSKRLSQLKVLGEKNAKRFQWKLAIQSLNQVYESLLKPKTAEKPSDI, from the coding sequence ATGCGGATTAAAATTGGATACGATGCAAGGATGATCGAAAACTCAGGGATTGGGATTCGGATCCAACATATATTGAAGTTTTGGCCCATTTCTGCAAAGATAGCCGATTTATTTATTTTTGGTGATCCCTCTGTATTAAAAAAATACGAACTTCCAAATCATGCGGAAATCATAGAATACAAAACAAATATCTATTCCCCTAAAGAGTTTTTAGGTCATTCCAGAATGGCCGAAATGGATTTTTTAGACATCCCTCATTTTAATATTCCCTTTCCATACATTCGTAAATGCATTGTTACCATTCACGATCTCATTCCTTATCATTTCAAAGCGGCACATAGTTCTCTCGTCAAACGGGTGTATATGCAAATTGTATTTCGTTGGATCAAATGGTTTGCTCACAAAATCATTGCGGTTTCGGAATACACAAAAGAAGATTTAGTAAAAAGTTTTGGATATCCAAAAGAAAAAATTTCTGTTGTTTATAACGGAATCGACTTACAAAACTTTTCAAAACAACCACCTGCAAAAGTTTCTCAATTTATCAAAAAACACAAGCTTCCTAAATCTTATTTGTTCACTGTAGGAATTGGCAAAACACATAAAAACTTTCCATTTTTATTATCCAATTTAGAAAAACTTTGGAACCAACAAAAACTATCCTTACCTTTAGTCGTAGGTGGTTTAAGGGAAGAAGTCCCAGAAGATTTTTTAGAAATCCAAAAGAAGTTTCCTGACAAAATTTATTTTTTATCGCATCTGCCTTACTCTGAACTTCCACTGGCTTACCAAGCTGCAAAAGTATTCCTCTATCCATCCTTATTTGAAGGTTTTGGATTTCCCGTTTTAGAAGCACAGAGTGTGGGCACTCCCGTTTTTTCATCTAACGCCAGTGTATTGCCAGAAGTTCTGGGAAATGGTTACGAGGCCTTTGGTCCAAAGGATTCCGATTCCTTCCAAAGCAAATTACTCACTTTACTAAAAGATTCTAAGCGGCTCAGTCAGTTGAAAGTTTTAGGAGAAAAAAATGCCAAACGTTTCCAATGGAAATTGGCAATCCAGTCCTTAAACCAGGTCTACGAATCGCTGCTAAAACCAAAAACAGCGGAAAAACCTTCAGACATTTAA
- the recR gene encoding recombination mediator RecR — protein MEGFHLSDPQFQKLIQSFSSLPGIGKKSATRIGFHILRMDPSTFRVWLSNIEEAKAKLRFCDECGGLTEDAVCSICLSDRRDDKILCVVEQPEDIFFIENTKEYIGKYHVLNGAISPLDGIGPDQLRIRQLLQRLENGEVQEVLIATNPTLEGDATASYLSTVIKPMEIKITRIAHGITIGGTLEYSDQYTLGKAIKSRLTL, from the coding sequence ATGGAGGGTTTCCACCTGTCTGATCCACAATTCCAAAAACTAATCCAATCTTTCTCTAGTCTCCCTGGAATTGGAAAAAAAAGCGCAACAAGAATTGGGTTTCATATTTTAAGAATGGATCCTTCGACTTTTCGTGTTTGGTTATCCAACATAGAAGAAGCTAAAGCCAAACTTAGGTTTTGTGATGAATGCGGCGGACTCACAGAAGACGCTGTATGTTCTATATGTTTGTCTGATAGACGGGACGATAAAATCCTCTGTGTAGTGGAACAACCAGAAGACATTTTTTTTATCGAAAATACAAAAGAATATATTGGAAAATATCATGTACTCAACGGAGCCATTTCACCTCTAGATGGCATTGGTCCTGACCAATTAAGAATTCGTCAGTTGTTACAGCGGTTGGAAAATGGGGAAGTACAGGAAGTTCTTATTGCAACCAACCCTACACTTGAAGGAGATGCAACCGCATCCTACCTTTCCACGGTAATCAAACCTATGGAAATTAAAATCACAAGGATTGCCCATGGAATTACCATTGGTGGAACCTTAGAGTATTCAGACCAATACACTTTAGGAAAAGCAATCAAGTCTAGACTGACTCTTTAA
- a CDS encoding nucleoside deaminase → MEAFDSFLKRYSEAVSNHPNEIPSYSEIITKDGQVVSSAFNSVEQTLNPTKHSEILAMEDALSKTEGRYLTDHILITALEPCLLCAGAILRMKIPEVVYFVPAKPGEGISSYTTESIYLLNHFPKCTLIPRSHIKFEFLSFFKEKR, encoded by the coding sequence GTGGAAGCATTCGACTCGTTTCTAAAACGATACTCGGAAGCGGTTTCCAACCATCCTAACGAGATTCCCTCTTATTCAGAAATCATTACAAAAGACGGACAAGTTGTCTCCTCTGCTTTTAATTCCGTCGAACAAACATTAAATCCCACAAAACATAGTGAAATTTTAGCAATGGAAGATGCCCTTTCTAAAACGGAAGGTCGTTATCTCACAGACCATATTTTAATTACCGCTCTTGAGCCATGTTTACTTTGTGCAGGTGCCATTTTACGAATGAAAATTCCGGAAGTGGTTTATTTTGTTCCGGCAAAACCCGGCGAAGGAATTTCCTCTTACACAACTGAGTCCATTTATTTATTGAATCACTTTCCCAAGTGCACTCTCATCCCAAGATCCCACATAAAATTCGAATTTCTGAGTTTTTTCAAAGAGAAAAGGTAG
- a CDS encoding (2Fe-2S)-binding protein, with the protein MIKCHCAEVFFESILNVVKDTNRPILEVAREMGAADTCTACVPDMLAFIEQELEGQLAGNTSH; encoded by the coding sequence ATGATCAAGTGTCACTGTGCAGAAGTTTTCTTTGAATCTATCTTAAATGTTGTCAAAGATACGAACCGGCCTATACTAGAAGTCGCCCGTGAGATGGGAGCGGCTGATACTTGTACGGCATGTGTTCCGGATATGTTAGCCTTCATCGAGCAGGAATTGGAAGGTCAACTTGCAGGAAATACAAGTCATTGA
- the dnaX gene encoding DNA polymerase III subunit gamma/tau — translation MSENHQVLFRKYRPQFFRDVIYQDLAVGSLQNAFKSKKIGHAYIFIGPRGVGKTTIARILAKRLNCERPDGVEPCNECTSCLEITKGNSNDVFEIDAASNSGVDNIRELRENVKFNAMGGKYRVYILDEVHMLSGAAFNALLKTLEEPPAHVVFILATTEYHKIPETILSRCQDFHFRKVPVTVLQNYIETLCEKENLKYDTEGLFWIAKKGDGSVRDTLSFMEQAVIFTDGNLTGVKLRKMIGYHGIDTFTDFLNQLLDSSQSAQIFETLENLFQAGIDLGKFVWDFIEFLNSLLLIKDNLADRESINIPQEDLQKLKQNYRELDREVLVLLAERIFSVHEKLNLMKLRSSYEMKVYLEIQFRKLILDREKPSVSGLLAKISELTKLVQGDISHIPDHLETPKKVTIAPISVAPEKQESKQTFQTDPVRVLQEKPTPNLEVETKPASESKSIPPSQEAAPKAKPTSTTPSSPEDMEKLLKEKFSGMEVDPKQFKNL, via the coding sequence ATGAGCGAAAACCACCAAGTACTCTTTCGAAAATACAGACCTCAATTCTTTCGTGATGTAATTTATCAGGATCTTGCGGTTGGTTCCTTACAAAATGCATTCAAATCCAAAAAGATTGGCCATGCTTATATTTTCATTGGCCCTCGCGGTGTAGGTAAAACAACCATCGCGAGAATTCTCGCCAAACGTCTCAATTGTGAAAGGCCAGATGGGGTTGAACCTTGTAACGAATGTACTTCTTGTTTGGAAATCACCAAGGGAAATTCAAATGATGTATTTGAAATCGATGCTGCTTCCAACAGCGGTGTGGATAATATCCGTGAGTTACGAGAAAACGTAAAATTCAATGCGATGGGTGGAAAGTATCGCGTTTATATTTTGGATGAGGTGCATATGTTAAGTGGAGCAGCGTTTAACGCTCTCCTCAAAACCTTAGAAGAACCACCGGCACATGTTGTTTTTATTTTAGCAACCACCGAATATCATAAAATTCCAGAAACCATTCTTTCCCGTTGCCAAGACTTCCATTTTAGAAAAGTACCAGTTACTGTTTTACAAAACTATATCGAAACACTTTGTGAAAAAGAAAATCTCAAATACGATACAGAAGGTTTGTTTTGGATCGCAAAAAAAGGTGACGGATCTGTAAGAGATACACTTTCTTTTATGGAACAAGCTGTTATCTTTACAGATGGAAACCTAACTGGCGTCAAACTACGAAAGATGATTGGTTATCATGGAATTGATACCTTTACAGATTTTCTAAATCAATTGCTTGATTCCTCCCAAAGTGCACAAATTTTTGAAACTCTCGAAAATCTTTTCCAAGCAGGAATTGATCTTGGAAAATTTGTTTGGGACTTTATTGAATTTTTAAATTCTCTTCTTCTCATCAAAGACAATTTAGCAGATAGAGAATCGATAAATATCCCTCAAGAAGACCTACAAAAATTAAAACAAAACTATAGAGAACTCGATCGTGAGGTTTTAGTTTTGCTTGCCGAACGAATTTTTTCCGTTCACGAAAAATTGAATCTAATGAAGCTAAGAAGTTCTTACGAAATGAAAGTTTATTTAGAAATTCAATTTCGTAAATTGATTTTAGACCGAGAAAAGCCAAGTGTTTCCGGGTTATTGGCTAAAATTTCAGAACTCACCAAACTGGTACAAGGTGATATTTCCCATATTCCAGATCATTTAGAAACACCGAAAAAAGTAACCATTGCACCAATCTCTGTTGCTCCAGAAAAACAAGAATCAAAGCAGACTTTCCAAACAGATCCAGTTAGGGTATTACAAGAAAAACCAACACCGAATCTAGAAGTAGAAACAAAACCAGCTTCAGAATCAAAATCCATTCCCCCTAGTCAAGAGGCGGCACCGAAAGCGAAACCTACCTCGACAACTCCTTCCTCCCCAGAAGATATGGAAAAACTTTTAAAAGAAAAGTTTTCGGGAATGGAAGTGGATCCAAAACAATTTAAGAATTTATAA
- the folE gene encoding GTP cyclohydrolase I FolE encodes MSVKRNRMENLIEEILKQIGEDPSREGLVKTPNRVKKAYDFLTSGYKADLNQIVNGAIFEESTTGMVLVRDIEMYSLCEHHLLPFYGRAHVAYIPNKKIIGISKIPRIVDVFARRLQVQERLTDQIAQAIQETLDPLGVGVVIKAKHLCMMMRGVEKQNSELFTSSLLGLFKTDPTTRSEFLDLIRTGSH; translated from the coding sequence ATATCTGTCAAAAGGAATCGAATGGAAAACTTAATCGAAGAAATCCTAAAACAAATTGGTGAAGATCCCTCGCGAGAAGGTCTTGTGAAAACGCCTAATCGTGTGAAGAAGGCTTATGATTTTTTAACCAGTGGGTATAAGGCTGATTTAAACCAAATTGTGAATGGTGCGATTTTTGAGGAAAGCACAACCGGTATGGTTTTGGTGCGCGACATCGAAATGTATTCTTTATGCGAACACCACTTACTTCCTTTTTATGGAAGGGCCCATGTTGCTTACATTCCAAATAAAAAAATCATAGGAATTAGTAAAATTCCAAGAATTGTTGATGTGTTTGCTCGTCGATTGCAGGTGCAAGAACGACTTACTGACCAAATTGCCCAAGCCATCCAAGAAACTTTAGATCCACTAGGTGTAGGTGTTGTTATCAAAGCCAAACATTTATGTATGATGATGCGTGGAGTGGAAAAACAAAACTCAGAACTTTTTACTTCTAGCCTACTTGGTCTATTCAAAACAGACCCTACCACGCGAAGCGAATTTTTGGATCTGATCCGAACCGGCTCGCATTAA
- a CDS encoding alpha/beta fold hydrolase, producing MHHSEIRNSSTVFTTLETGTGDPVLFLHGFPDNHKSFAPIMESIGKKGFQCIAPIMRGYEPSTISHAHKLHVVDLVDDILGWMEDRQWDRVHLVGHNWGAVIAYAAGMYYPNRIKSITSIGVPLLRTYQDSFFWAPQQTIHSWYVVLFQIPFLAELTIRSNGFALVDYLWKDWSPGYSPNQDHLAEIKANFQNPGILSSALAYYRNLNDLFTESGRESILGILDSQITVPTQILYGLNDGCFHKNLFEHLLDETDFPCGFRKIGFDHAGHFLHWEKREEVTKLILEWLQKNN from the coding sequence ATGCACCATTCGGAAATTAGAAATTCTTCTACTGTATTTACAACTTTAGAAACAGGAACAGGTGATCCTGTTCTTTTTTTACATGGATTTCCTGATAACCATAAGAGCTTTGCACCGATAATGGAATCCATTGGCAAAAAGGGATTTCAGTGCATAGCACCTATTATGCGTGGTTATGAACCTTCTACCATCTCGCATGCTCATAAATTACATGTAGTGGATTTGGTGGATGATATCCTTGGTTGGATGGAAGACAGACAATGGGACAGGGTCCATTTGGTAGGACACAACTGGGGTGCTGTCATTGCTTATGCTGCAGGAATGTATTACCCCAATCGTATCAAATCCATCACAAGCATTGGAGTACCTCTCCTTCGAACTTACCAAGATTCTTTTTTTTGGGCCCCACAACAAACGATCCATTCATGGTATGTAGTTTTATTTCAAATTCCATTTTTGGCAGAACTAACCATCCGATCCAATGGATTTGCTTTGGTAGATTATTTATGGAAAGATTGGTCACCTGGATATTCGCCAAACCAAGATCATTTAGCAGAGATTAAAGCCAATTTCCAAAACCCCGGAATTTTATCTTCAGCACTTGCTTATTATAGAAACTTAAATGATCTTTTTACTGAATCAGGTAGAGAAAGTATATTAGGAATTTTAGATTCACAAATTACCGTTCCAACACAAATTCTCTATGGTTTAAATGATGGTTGTTTTCATAAAAATCTCTTTGAACATCTCTTAGATGAAACAGACTTTCCTTGTGGATTTCGCAAAATTGGTTTCGACCATGCAGGACATTTTTTACACTGGGAAAAAAGAGAAGAAGTGACAAAATTAATTTTAGAATGGTTACAAAAAAATAATTAA
- a CDS encoding YbaB/EbfC family nucleoid-associated protein, which yields MFDQMKQMRDAFSQLGNIKEKQEELSKRLAQIRVTASAGAGMVEVTASADGTLTNLNINPIMFNADDKKMLEDLILSATNEVQRKAKETMAHEMKNVLGFNPSDFEGIFNQIQKDGGFPPV from the coding sequence ATTTTTGACCAAATGAAACAAATGCGGGATGCTTTTTCGCAACTCGGCAATATCAAAGAGAAACAAGAAGAGCTTTCGAAACGCCTCGCACAGATTCGGGTCACGGCGTCCGCAGGTGCAGGGATGGTCGAAGTGACAGCATCTGCGGATGGTACACTCACAAATCTCAACATCAATCCGATTATGTTCAATGCAGATGACAAGAAAATGTTAGAAGATCTAATTCTTTCTGCAACAAACGAAGTGCAAAGAAAAGCCAAAGAAACTATGGCTCATGAAATGAAAAATGTTCTCGGTTTCAATCCAAGTGATTTTGAAGGCATATTCAACCAAATTCAAAAGGATGGAGGGTTTCCACCTGTCTGA
- a CDS encoding substrate-binding periplasmic protein: MSLLQRIQYFGFVYLLVFFFTVSVSGDPSQVLEKIKKTKTLTVSVNEFYDPFYIENPNPNFPGLDVELAQEYAKFLDVDLKIIPLRTFDQHARMLEKGDTQIAMAGISSSINRFKDVYFTDPYLISTPAALVNRTALPPEPEGQIVTVQLFRNLNDLTNITGISYSVLANSSNHQFLRDAFPKAQIFSYFTNEAALNELKKNNVNAFVADSFYIQALLQKDSSLRANYLPILGVVQEDHISMATAKRDVEFLYNLNFFIKELKRTGKIQVLINKYFKSNQWVKKE, translated from the coding sequence ATGTCACTTCTGCAAAGGATCCAATACTTTGGGTTTGTTTACCTTTTGGTTTTCTTTTTCACAGTATCTGTTTCTGGAGATCCGAGTCAGGTATTGGAAAAAATTAAAAAAACTAAAACACTTACTGTTTCAGTAAATGAATTTTACGATCCATTTTATATCGAAAATCCCAACCCCAATTTTCCAGGGTTAGATGTCGAGCTTGCTCAAGAGTATGCAAAATTTTTAGATGTGGATTTAAAAATCATTCCTCTACGAACATTTGATCAACACGCAAGAATGTTAGAGAAAGGTGATACACAAATTGCAATGGCGGGGATTTCATCTTCGATCAATCGGTTTAAAGATGTTTATTTCACTGACCCATATTTAATTTCAACTCCAGCTGCATTGGTAAATAGAACGGCTCTTCCACCTGAACCAGAAGGCCAAATTGTAACTGTTCAATTATTTCGTAATTTGAATGATTTAACAAATATTACAGGTATCTCATATTCCGTTCTTGCGAACAGTTCGAATCATCAATTTTTGCGAGATGCATTTCCCAAAGCACAAATTTTTTCATATTTTACAAATGAAGCAGCATTAAATGAATTAAAAAAGAATAATGTAAACGCATTTGTGGCTGATTCATTTTACATCCAAGCGCTCTTACAAAAAGATTCTTCACTTCGGGCGAATTATTTACCTATTCTGGGAGTTGTTCAAGAGGATCATATTAGTATGGCAACTGCCAAGAGAGACGTTGAATTTCTTTATAACTTAAATTTTTTTATCAAAGAACTAAAACGAACCGGTAAAATTCAAGTTTTGATTAATAAATATTTCAAATCCAATCAATGGGTTAAAAAAGAATAG
- a CDS encoding YgaP family membrane protein, whose protein sequence is MFQNMGLYDRIIRVVVGLVLGGLYLGGVVEGTTAIVLFVIGLVMIATSAIGFCPAYLPFKFTTKEK, encoded by the coding sequence ATGTTTCAAAATATGGGTCTTTATGACAGAATCATTCGAGTAGTCGTCGGTTTGGTATTAGGTGGTCTCTATTTAGGTGGCGTTGTGGAAGGAACAACTGCAATTGTACTTTTTGTCATTGGTCTTGTTATGATTGCAACATCTGCCATCGGATTTTGCCCTGCTTACCTTCCTTTTAAATTCACGACGAAAGAAAAATAA